In the genome of Streptomyces racemochromogenes, one region contains:
- a CDS encoding helix-turn-helix transcriptional regulator produces the protein MTTVAPASDLRRHELADFLRSRRERITPERVGLVRGPRRRTPGLRREEVAQLSAVGVTWYTWLEQAREIQVSPQVLDALARALLLDSSERAHLFALAGTTDPAPNTRCPSVTPALRAVLDQLDPIPACVQNSRYDILAHNRTYGRLLCDLETVPPEDRNCVWLAFTNADWRASLVDTPGVNRLLAAKFRASMAGHLAEPAWKTLLARLEAASPEFREIWARHEVVSAGGNTKHIRNAHVGPLRLEHTSMWLGPASGSRLTTFVPVDEESRRGLERLRALSPVAA, from the coding sequence ATGACCACCGTTGCCCCGGCGAGCGACCTGCGCCGCCACGAGCTCGCCGACTTCCTGCGCAGCCGCCGCGAGCGGATCACGCCCGAGCGGGTCGGACTGGTCAGGGGTCCGCGCCGGCGCACCCCCGGGCTGCGCCGCGAGGAGGTCGCGCAGCTCTCCGCCGTCGGCGTCACCTGGTACACCTGGCTGGAGCAGGCCCGCGAGATCCAGGTGTCCCCCCAGGTGCTGGACGCGCTGGCGCGGGCCCTGCTGCTGGACTCCAGCGAGCGCGCGCACCTGTTCGCGCTGGCGGGCACCACCGACCCGGCGCCGAACACCCGCTGCCCGAGCGTGACGCCGGCGCTGCGGGCCGTCCTCGACCAGCTGGACCCGATCCCGGCGTGCGTGCAGAACAGCCGCTACGACATCCTCGCCCACAACCGGACGTACGGGCGGCTGCTGTGCGACCTGGAGACGGTGCCGCCCGAGGACCGCAACTGCGTGTGGCTGGCGTTCACCAACGCCGACTGGCGGGCCTCCCTCGTCGACACGCCGGGCGTGAACCGGCTGCTCGCGGCGAAGTTCCGGGCCTCGATGGCCGGGCACCTGGCCGAGCCCGCGTGGAAGACGCTGCTGGCCCGGCTGGAGGCGGCCTCGCCGGAGTTCCGGGAGATCTGGGCCCGGCACGAGGTGGTCTCGGCGGGCGGCAACACCAAGCACATCCGCAACGCCCACGTGGGGCCGCTGCGCCTGGAACACACCAGCATGTGGCTGGGCCCGGCCTCCGGGTCGCGGCTGACGACCTTCGTCCCGGTGGACGAGGAGTCCCGCCGGGGCCTGGAGCGGCTCCGGGCCCTGTCCCCCGTCGCCGCCTGA
- a CDS encoding MFS transporter, translated as MSETTVRTTHPSPSAPASPPVPATAGPKAAEPTVLTPLGLFTVLLGAALPLIDFFIVNVALPAIDADLAAGPAMLELVVGGYGVAYSVLLVLGGRIGDTVGRRRLFLAGMAAFGLTSLACGLAPTAWTLVGARVAQGAAAALMLPQVLATIQATTRGPRRARAMSLYGATAGLSMVAGQILGGVLVAADVAGSGWRSVFLVNVPVVVAGLFLAVRAVPETRSDRPASVDVPGTLLLALTLVSLLLPLTEGRAAGWPLWTWVALAVFPFAASAFYLTERRADRLGRTPLVPPSLLRLASLRRGLVMLVPFSIGFSGFMFAVAVALQQGLRMGPVAAGLALVPLAVAFFAASLAGPRLVGRFGSRVVTAGGVVQALGIALVLAAAWYGWPDLGLAGLAPGVAVAGLGQGLQLPVLMRLMLSDVPADRAGVGSGVMITTQQSSLALGVATLGTLFLALSDSLGMRDALAVTLLVQLGLIVVTVGLSLRLPRAIR; from the coding sequence GTGAGCGAAACGACCGTACGCACGACCCACCCGTCCCCGTCCGCCCCCGCGTCCCCGCCCGTCCCGGCCACCGCCGGGCCCAAGGCCGCGGAGCCCACCGTCCTCACCCCGCTCGGGCTGTTCACCGTACTGCTGGGCGCGGCCCTCCCTCTGATCGACTTCTTCATCGTCAACGTGGCGCTGCCCGCCATCGACGCCGACCTCGCCGCCGGCCCGGCCATGCTGGAACTGGTCGTCGGCGGCTACGGGGTCGCGTACTCGGTGCTGCTGGTGCTGGGCGGCCGGATCGGCGACACGGTCGGCCGGCGCCGGCTCTTCCTGGCCGGCATGGCCGCCTTCGGGCTGACCTCCCTGGCCTGCGGCCTGGCGCCCACCGCCTGGACGCTGGTCGGTGCCCGGGTCGCCCAGGGCGCGGCGGCGGCGCTGATGCTGCCGCAGGTCCTCGCCACCATCCAGGCCACCACCCGGGGCCCGCGCCGGGCCCGCGCGATGAGCCTGTACGGAGCCACCGCGGGCCTGTCCATGGTGGCCGGGCAGATCCTCGGCGGGGTGCTGGTCGCCGCCGACGTGGCCGGGTCCGGCTGGCGCTCGGTGTTCCTCGTCAACGTGCCCGTGGTGGTGGCGGGGCTGTTCCTCGCCGTCCGTGCCGTACCGGAGACCCGCTCGGACCGTCCGGCGTCGGTGGACGTCCCCGGCACCCTGCTGCTCGCCCTCACCCTGGTGTCCCTGCTGCTGCCCCTGACCGAGGGCCGGGCGGCCGGCTGGCCGCTGTGGACGTGGGTGGCGCTGGCCGTGTTCCCCTTCGCGGCCTCGGCCTTCTACCTGACCGAGCGGCGCGCCGACCGGCTCGGGCGCACCCCGCTGGTGCCGCCGAGCCTGCTGCGCCTGGCCTCGCTGCGGCGCGGGCTGGTCATGCTGGTGCCGTTCTCGATCGGCTTCAGCGGCTTCATGTTCGCCGTCGCCGTGGCGCTCCAGCAGGGCCTGCGCATGGGCCCGGTGGCGGCGGGACTCGCCCTGGTGCCGCTGGCCGTGGCCTTCTTCGCCGCCTCGCTCGCCGGACCCCGGCTGGTCGGCCGGTTCGGCAGCCGGGTCGTCACCGCCGGCGGGGTGGTCCAGGCCCTCGGCATCGCCCTGGTGCTGGCGGCCGCCTGGTACGGATGGCCGGACCTCGGGCTCGCCGGCCTGGCCCCGGGCGTCGCCGTCGCGGGCCTCGGCCAGGGACTCCAGCTGCCGGTGCTGATGCGGCTGATGCTCTCGGACGTCCCGGCGGACAGGGCCGGCGTGGGCAGCGGCGTCATGATCACCACGCAGCAGTCCTCGCTGGCCCTGGGCGTGGCGACCCTCGGCACCCTCTTCCTCGCGCTGTCCGACTCGCTGGGGATGCGCGACGCGCTCGCGGTGACCCTGCTGGTGCAGCTGGGCCTGATCGTCGTCACGGTGGGGCTGAGCCTGCGCCTCCCGCGCGCGATCCGCTGA
- a CDS encoding HAD family hydrolase yields the protein MISVIFDLDGTLVDSEPNYYESGRLTLERHGVPDFTWEQHARFIGIGTLETLEVLKDRYGLRPPVEQLLAEQNAAYLELARTRTEAFPRMRTFVERLHARGVPMAVASGSSREAIDAVLEGTGLGALLRTAVSAEEVERGKPAPDVFLEAARRLGARPADCVVVEDAAPGALAARAAGMRCVAVPYVAETAGDPAFAAAGLLFAGGQREFDADAAEEWLFAGGSAARA from the coding sequence ATGATCTCCGTCATATTCGATCTCGACGGCACTCTCGTGGACAGCGAACCGAACTACTACGAGTCGGGGCGCCTCACCCTGGAGCGGCACGGCGTGCCCGACTTCACGTGGGAGCAGCACGCCCGGTTCATCGGCATCGGCACGCTGGAGACCCTGGAGGTCCTCAAGGACCGCTACGGCCTGCGGCCCCCGGTCGAACAGCTGCTGGCCGAGCAGAACGCCGCCTACCTGGAGCTGGCCCGCACCCGCACCGAGGCCTTCCCCCGGATGCGGACCTTCGTGGAACGGCTGCACGCGCGGGGCGTGCCCATGGCGGTGGCCTCCGGTTCCTCGCGGGAGGCGATCGACGCCGTGCTGGAGGGCACCGGGCTGGGCGCGCTGCTGAGGACGGCCGTCTCCGCCGAGGAGGTCGAACGGGGCAAGCCCGCGCCGGACGTGTTCCTGGAGGCGGCCCGCCGGCTCGGCGCCCGGCCCGCGGACTGCGTGGTGGTCGAGGACGCGGCGCCCGGGGCACTGGCCGCACGCGCCGCCGGGATGCGCTGCGTGGCCGTCCCGTACGTGGCGGAGACCGCCGGCGATCCGGCGTTCGCGGCGGCCGGGCTGCTCTTCGCCGGCGGCCAGCGGGAGTTCGACGCGGACGCCGCCGAGGAGTGGCTGTTCGCGGGCGGGAGCGCCGCCCGCGCCTGA
- a CDS encoding Lrp/AsnC family transcriptional regulator has product MAVDELDTRILRLLIEQPRTSVREYARILGVARGTLQARLDRLERTGVITGSGPVLSPAALGHPVLAFVHIEVTQGHLDEVGDALATVPEIVEAFSITGGGDLLTRVVARDAGHLEDVIQRLIRLPGVVRTRTEVALRERVAHRLLPLVESVGRAARTS; this is encoded by the coding sequence ATGGCGGTGGACGAGCTCGACACCCGGATCCTGCGCCTGCTGATCGAGCAGCCGCGCACCAGTGTCCGCGAGTACGCCCGGATCCTCGGGGTGGCGCGCGGCACCCTCCAGGCCAGGCTCGACCGGCTGGAGCGCACCGGGGTGATCACCGGCTCGGGGCCGGTCCTCTCCCCCGCCGCGCTGGGGCATCCGGTGCTGGCGTTCGTGCACATCGAGGTCACCCAGGGGCACCTGGACGAGGTCGGGGACGCGCTGGCGACCGTTCCGGAGATCGTCGAGGCCTTCTCGATCACCGGGGGCGGGGACCTGCTGACGCGGGTGGTGGCGCGGGACGCGGGGCATCTGGAGGACGTGATCCAGCGGCTGATCCGGCTTCCGGGGGTGGTCCGCACGCGGACGGAGGTCGCCCTGCGGGAGCGGGTGGCGCACCGGCTGCTGCCGCTGGTGGAGTCCGTGGGGCGGGCGGCTCGCACATCCTGA